From Watersipora subatra chromosome 8, tzWatSuba1.1, whole genome shotgun sequence, a single genomic window includes:
- the LOC137401540 gene encoding run domain Beclin-1-interacting and cysteine-rich domain-containing protein-like isoform X4, whose translation MDLNNLLIDVKTTVEGLLSMPTANVWSIYGGLKRLCACVENVLNHGLKYSHKAGKESTLDYNQFIRSLQWLNPVLAPSSDKIRKLSLEENISEGKAWVRHSLQSHTLRAQLVVLVGDRQHLTNCYYEYAFLCHADYFAAFCLCLEAVEKNRPSLLTNIDHSLLLHPNKTRTTTLPFTRHPSDTTVYLSEPSTPTVDPLTNEVAAPFTLTSRNSRERQQKVTSEERAMRNSVENSALDSILNTEEGGSDVPHSPQSNPKTSKGKQPMKGHQRSKSDLSFLKAQLQTSKSATDLTNGPSLSSSLPGDEFGLDKRIRDASKSKETPMFYNNDSYFPQPTPGESLKSYLSSQDFDTCAELDRENAHFAISEALMAAIEHMKWNQVLRPSQPAPVLQIEDTDAESDEEIVRLKRKIQERRKLRKSSKLLTVNYSEKSSSGATPKSSSHSNSVKDSDSLFSDEDMYGSSGFSDTDSLLTLRDGVPLSNSKTSMAEPAPVIPSADQVALSLLSHFNEYHLPKADQLIWLVSEKEAPQALLPLPDSMPISPDDMNEGRKGTRIRGNAEWAPPRPQIIFNIHPPQGRKVLISKQNYRCAGCGTKIEQGYLKRFRYCEYLGKYFCHCCHTNNTSIIPAKILHKWDFSKYPVSNFSRDLLLKMAEDPLFNLLDINRGILHKVKTLQQITLSRLQLRLCRIFLASCRLGTEVYSQLLSIPEYLLDDVHLYSITDLKKAKNKALDKSLRATAQDAISHVLECTLCKAKGFICEICNDDKEVIFPFQFDKVIRCNFCLSCFHSTCYAKRGKNCPKCARIEAR comes from the exons ATGGATCTGAACAACTTACTGATTGATGTCAAGACGACAGTGGAGGGTTTGCTGTCAATGCCAACTGCAAATGTTTGGTCCATATATGGAGGCCTGAAACGTCTTTGCGCTTGTGTTGAGAATGTACTTAATCATGGTCTAAAATATTCTCAT AAGGCAGGCAAGGAGAGCACTCTCGATTATAATCAGTTCATTAGATCACTTCAATGGTTGAACCCAGTGCTGGCACCGTCTTCTGACAAAATAAGAAAACTCTCTCTGGAGGAAAATATCTCTGAAG GAAAAGCATGGGTGAGACATAGTCTGCAGTCACACACGTTGAGAGCACAACTTGTGGTGCTAGTAGGTGATAGGCAGCACCTCACTAACTGTTACTATG AGTATGCATTTCTGTGTCACGCTGACTACTTTGCTGCCTTTTGTCTTTGCTTGGAAGCTGTGGAGAAGAACAGACCCTCTTTGTTAACCAACATAGACCATAGCCTG CTTCTTCATCCAAATAAAACTCGGACCACAACTCTGCCGTTCACCCGTCATCCCTCTGACACAACAGTGTATCTTTCTG AACCCAGCACACCAACGGTTGACCCGCTGACAAATGAGGTGGCTGCGCCTTTCACGTTGACATCACGGAATTCACGAGAAAGACAACAGAAAGTGACAAGTGAGGAAAGAGCGATGAGAAATTCGGTTGAGAACTCAGCGTTAGACTCGATACTGAACACAGAGGAAGGGGGGAGTGACGTTCCACATTCTCCG CAGTCCAATCCAAAGACAAGTAAAGGGAAGCAGCCGATGAAAGGTCACCAAAGGTCAAAATCGGATCTGAGCTTTCTCAAGGCTCAGTTGCAGACGTCCAAATCAGCCACAGACCTGACAAATGGTCCTTCTCTTTCTTCCAGTCTCCCCGGGGATGAGTTCGGGTTGGACAAGAGGATTCGTGATGCAAGCAAAAGTAAAG AAACACCCATGTTTTACAATAATGACAGCTACTTTCCTCAACCTACTCCTGGAGAGTCTCTAAAAAGTTACCTTTCATCTCAAGATTTTGATACATGCGCAGAGCTTGATAGG GAAAATGCACACTTCGCCATCTCAGAGGCACTGATGGCTGCCATAGAGCATATGAAATGGAATCAAGTCTTACGACCGTCTCAGCCTGCCCCAGTACTTCAGATAGAAGATACAGATGCAGAAAGTGATGAGGAAATAGTCAGGCTGAAGCGGAAAATTCAG GAGAGGAGAAAGCTGCGCAAGAGTAGTAAACTACTGACTGTCAACTACTCAGAGAAAAGTAGCAGCGGCGCAACTCCAAAGTCTTCATCACACAGCAATTCTGTCAAGGACTCAG ATTCACTATTCAGTGATGAGGACATGTACGGAAGCTCAGGTTTCTCAGACACAGATTCCTTGCTGACACTGAGGGACGGGGTGCCACTCTCCAACAG CAAGACAAGTATGGCAGAGCCTGCTCCAGTCATACCGTCAGCAGACCAGGTAGCTCTTTCTCTCCTCAGCCACTTTAATGAGTACCATTTACCAAAGGCTGACCAACTCATCTGGCTTGTTTCTGAAAAGGAGGCTCCTCAGGCT TTACTGCCATTGCCTGATTCGATGCCAATATCTCCAGATGATATGAATGAGGGCAGGAAAGGCACCCGCATCCGTGGAAATGCTGAGTGGGCCCCACCTCGAccacaaattattttcaatattcACCCTCCACAAGG GCGTAAGGTGCTAATAAGCAAGCAGAACTACAGATGTGCTGGGTGTGGCACCAAGATAGAGCAGG GGTATCTCAAGAGATTCCGGTATTGTGAATATCTCGGCAAGTATTTTTGTCACTGTTGCCATACCAACAACACATCCATCATCCCAGCAAAGATTCTTCACAAGTGGGACTTTTCTAAG TATCCAGTCTCAAATTTCTCAAGAGACCTTCTTTTAAAGATGGCTGAGGATCCCCTCTTTAACCTGCTTGACATTAACAGAGGCATCTTGCACAAGGTGAAAACCCTCCAGCAAATCACACTTTCTCGTCTTCAACTTCGGTTGTGCAGAATATTTCTTGCTTCCTGCAGGCTAGGCACTGA AGTTTATAGTCAGCTCCTATCGATACCTGAATATCTCCTAGACGATGTGCATCTATATTCTATAACTGACCTAAAAAAG GCTAAAAACAAGGCGCTGGATAAGAGTCTGCGAGCAACAGCGCAAGACGCTATATCTCATGTCCTGGAATGTACG CTGTGCAAGGCAAAGGGTTTCATATGCGAGATATGCAATGATGATAAAGAGGTTATATTTCCATTCCAGTTTGACAAGGTCATTAGGTGCAACT TCTGTCTCTCCTGTTTCCATTCGACGTGTTATGCAAAGCGTGGAAAGAACTGCCCCAAGTGTGCGAGAATTGAGGCTAGGTGA